A genome region from Gossypium hirsutum isolate 1008001.06 chromosome A04, Gossypium_hirsutum_v2.1, whole genome shotgun sequence includes the following:
- the LOC107949300 gene encoding vinorine synthase: protein MEVQIISKQMVKPSSSKLHLLKPFQLSLIDQVSTTNYVPFIFFYPKPCDSHIDGSQFSNKLKQSLSKALTQFYPLSGRTRNNLFISHYDEGVPFVEARVKGRLSDFIEGTGEVPELEALKQLLPCRPFCFFQDYSALPQLGIQVNIFDCGGIALALCCLHKIIDATTISCFLKTWAAFSLGSNGEIPDPDLLEAGSRFFPPMESMPTSINLKRLLFNEGRRKSRSFVFDANAIATLMFKAKSKSLEQPSRVASLAAFLWKHAIQASRSISGSRKPAILCQTVNIRRKMKPQLPDYSIGNLYLLPTTTYNSVGKDVELTELAYLVSEAVKSKSVNKYSQDLLRGFKTIKEQQTEITEMVSKGNAEFYTLVSWLNTLDGKQDFGWGKSSLFSIPGVDSHNPGFSDRFILKQARHHNSIEAWVTLPDKVMAVLEHDPDFLAFASPNPSMGKFKAKKQDSMAKL from the exons ATGGAAGTTCAAATAATATCAAAGCAAATGGTTAAGCCCTCTTCTTCAAAGCTTCATCTTTTGAAGCCATTCCAGCTTTCCCTTATAGACCAAGTCAGTACAACAAATTATGTTCCATTCATTTTCTTTTACCCCAAACCTTGTGATTCCCATATCGACGGTTCCCAATTCTCAAATAAACTGAAACAGTCACTGTCGAAAGCTTTGACTCAGTTTTACCCTCTCTCTGGTCGGACAAGGAACAACCTCTTTATCAGTCATTACGATGAAGGAGTTCCATTTGTTGAAGCCAGGGTGAAAGGCCGATTATCTGATTTCATTGAGGGAACTGGTGAAGTACCAGAGCTAGAGGCACTGAAACAGTTGCTTCCTTGCCGACCCTTTTGTTTTTTCCAAGACTACTCAGCGCTACCCCAACTGGGAATTCAAGTAAACATCTTCGATTGCGGTGGGATTGCACTAGCTTTGTGCTGTTTACACAAGATCATCGATGCCACAACCATTTCTTGTTTCTTGAAAACTTGGGCAGCTTTTAGTCTCGGCTCTAATGGTGAAATACCGGATCCTGATTTGTTAGAGGCAGGGTCAAGGTTTTTTCCTCCAATGGAGTCGATGCCCACAAGTATCAACTTGAAACGCCTGCTGTTCAACGAAGGCAGGCGTAAGTCAAGGAGTTTCGTGTTTGATGCCAATGCAATTGCCACCCTAATGTTCAAAGCCAAAAGCAAAAGCTTGGAACAGCCTTCCCGAGTTGCATCTCTGGCTGCATTCTTATGGAAACATGCCATCCAGGCTTCTAGATCAATTTCAGGAAGTCGAAAGCCAGCTATTTTATGCCAGACGGTGAATATTCGACGAAAAATGAAACCGCAACTACCAGATTATTCAATTGGGAATCTGTATTTGTTGCCAACTACCACATATAACTCAGTTGGGAAAGATGTGGAGTTAACTGAGTTGGCTTATCTAGTGAGTGAAGCAGTGAAAAGCAAAAGCGTGAATAAGTATTCCCAGGATCTTCTCCGAGGATTTAAAACTATAAAAGAGCAACAAACTGAGATAACAGAAATGGTTTCAAAAGGAAATGCAGAGTTTTACACTTTAGTGAGTTGGTTGAATACACTAGACGGGAAACAAGATTTTGGGTGGGGAAAGTCGAGTTTGTTTAGCATCCCAGGGGTCGATAGCCATAACCCAGGATTCAGCGATCGTTTTATTCTAAAACAGGCTAGGCATCACAACTCCATTGAAGCATGGGTTACCCTACCCGACAAAGTTATGGCTGTTCTGGAACATGACCCCGACTTCCTAGCTTTTGCTTCTCCAAATCCATCCATGGGCAAATTTAAAGCAAAAAaacaag ATTCAATGGCGAAACTCTGA